In Chanodichthys erythropterus isolate Z2021 chromosome 11, ASM2448905v1, whole genome shotgun sequence, a single window of DNA contains:
- the txnb gene encoding thioredoxin b, with product MVLIIEDKPAFDNALKNAGNKLVVVDFTATWCGPCQNIAPFFKALSEKKENENVVFLKVDVDDAQDVASSCDIKCMPTFHFYKNGEKIDEFSGSNQSKLEEKINMHK from the exons ATGGTTCTCATAATTGAGGATAAG CCTGCCTTCGACAATGCTCTGAAAAATGCCGGGAACAAGTTAGTGGTGGTGGACTTCACAGCCACTTGGTGTGGGCCCTGCCAGAACATCGCTCCATTCTTTAAA GCGCTGtctgaaaaaaaagagaatgaaAATGTGGTGTTTCTAAAGGTTGATGTGGATGATGCACAG GATGTGGCCAGTTCCTGTGATATCAAATGTATGCCAACATTTCATTTCTACAAGAATGGAGAGAAG ATTGATGAATTTTCTGGTTCAAACCAATCTAAGCTGGAAGAGAAGATCAATATGcataaatga